CTGCTGCAATAGCGATTCCGACCGCCACTCCGATCCAGCCAAGAGAAAAGCCAATATCCAGCATTTCTACGACAAACCCACCAGAGAAGAGCAGCAAGAGAGCGATCACTGCCAGCAGGAGAATACCTCCTCTCCGACTCTCCCCGACAACATGCGGCCAGAAGCGGTTGAAATCACTCACGATACTAATAATTGTAGTTGTCACTATTGGTCTTTTTGCAGACGGTGGTCACCTCCATCCTCACCTGCTCGCCTGATTCAATAGATTTCACGTAATTAACGAGACTACTTGCGATCACTGTGGGAACTCCTTCGCCTGTATTGAGCGGAACGAAATCGCTCCCAGTTAATTTCAACAGAACCGGAAAACAGCCCGCTAGTCGTACGGATCGAATCGCTCGATGAGCACGAACGGATCCCGTTCGCGGTTATAGTAGGAGACGTCGCCGTCGATCGACTCGATGAGGCGTCTGTGGACCTCGCGTGCGGCTCGCCCCTCGTCGGGTTCCAAGTGGTGACGACCGCGCATATCGGACCAGAAGCCGGCGTCGAGCCAGAGCAACGTCTCGTCGTTCGACTGATAGACGACCTCTCCCTTCTCCGTCAGGCCCTCGAGCGCGAACTGGCGGCCCGAGAGCTGGGTCCGTGCGAGCACGGCGAAGTTGGCGACGGGAGACGGGCGCGTGGAGCGCAACGTCGTCGACGGATTCGCCGAAATATTCCTCGACGAGATCACATGCTCGAGAGAACTCGTCGAATTCGACCTCGTGTTCTTGAGTAATCTTCATTGGACGATCACCGAGCGACCGGTTCGGTATGGGTACCGTTAGCAAAAATGCTATAAAATCTATCTTTCACTTCAGCGGCTGAGCCGCGCTCGAGTCAGGCCAGCGCGCTCGCGGCCCGGATCAGGCGCTCCTCGCCGAAGGCCGGACCGACGAGTTGTAGCCCGACGGGGAGGCCGTCGGTCTCGCCGGCCGGCACCGAAATCGCGGGTAAGTCGGCGAGATTCACGGGGACTGTGTTCGCGTCGGCCAGATACATCTGGAGCGGATCGTCGAGGCTCTCGCCCAACTCGAACGGCGGGACCGGCATCGTCGGCGACGCGAGGACGTCGGCTTCCGAAAGCGCCTCGTCGAAGTCCTGTTTGACCCAGGCCCGTGCGTCCTGGGCCTTTTTGTAGTACTTGTCGTGGTAGCCCGCCGAGAGGGCGTACGTCCCGAGCAGGATGCGGCGTTTGACCTCGTCACCGAAGCCCTCTTTGCGGGTCTGGGCGAAGCGCTCGTTCCAGTTGCCCTCGGCGTCGCTCGAGTGCCCGTAGCGAACGCCGTCGAACCGCGCGAGGTTCGAGGAGGCTTCGGACATCGCGATGACGTAATAGGCCTCGACGGCGTGTTCGACCGAGGGCAGCGAGACCTCGTGGTACTCCGCGCCGCGGTCCTCCAGGTCAGCAATGGCGTCCCAGAACGTCTCGACGACGCCGTCGTCGGCCCCGTCGAGCAGTTCCGTCGGAACACCGATGGAGAGCCCGTCGACATCGCCGGTGGCGGCGTCGGCGTAGCTCACCTCGTCCTCGAGCGGCGTCTCGCGAGTCGTCGCATCGCGTTCGTCGTGTCCCGCGATCACGTCGAGCAGCGCTGCGGCGTCCTCGACGGTTTCGCCAAAGGGACCGATCTGCTCGAGACTGTTGCCGTAGGCGACCAGTCCGTATCGCGAGACCAGTCCGTAGGTGGGTTTGATTCCGACGACGCCGCAGAACGCGGCGGGGCAACGAATCGAGCCGCCCGTGTCGGAGCCGAGCGCGACGTCGGCTTCGCCCGCGGCGACGGCGGCGGCCGAGCCACCGGAGGAACCGCCGGGGACGTGGCCGGGTGCGGCGGGGTTTTCCGTCGAGCCGAAGTGGGAGGTCTCGGTCGTCGACCCCATTCCGAACTCGTCCATGTTCGCCTTGCCGACGATGGTCGCGCCCGCCTCTTTCAGGCGACTCACGACCGTCGCGTCGTACGGCGGGACGTACGCTCCGAGCATCTTCGATCCGCAGGTCGTCCGGACGCCTTCGGTCGAGATGTTGTCCTTGATGGCGACCGTCGTCCCGGCGAGCGGACCGTCGTCGTCGCCGTCGATCGTCTCCTCGGTGATGAAGATATCGCCGCTCATGATCAGGAAACGTTCGGCCCCTTGAAGTAGCCGTCCTCGGTCTCAGATGCGTTCTCGAGTGCCGCCTCGCGGTCGAGGGAGTCGCGCTCCTCGTCCGGGCGCATCACGTTCGTCAGGTCGGCCTCGCGGTCGACCTCGGGCACCTCGTCCAGCGTCTCGAAGTACTCGAGAATGTCCGCGAACTGTCGCGTGAACTGGTCGACCTCGTCGTCTTCGAGGTCGACGCGAGCCAACTCCGCGACGTGGCGGACCTCCTCGGCACTGACGGCGTCGCTCATGGGTGCACGCACTGGCCAACGGGGAGTAAGGGTTTCGATACGCACACCGTCGGGCCTCCGTATTCCGAACCCACCCGTAGGCTCCCAATACCGGGCACACACGCCGTCGACCCGCTGTCGGAAACGACAGACACGTACAGCAGTCTCACAGGATACTCTAGCATTCATCTCACGACACTATCGAAGAATTTAAGCGTCGGCGGTTCGTCCGTATACGTCACGATAGCACGTTTTCCAGCGAGCGTTGTGATAGTTTCCCAACACAATGTCAGATACCACCATCCAAACACGGAGCGGTGAGCGACGTCAGCAGGAGTCCGAAAAGTCACCAGAACGGTCGAGCGAGCGAGAGGAGTGTCCCGAATGCGGTGGACGCCTCATTTCCGACACGGAGCACGCGGAGACGGTCTGCGACGATTGCGGTCTCGTCGTCGAGGAAGGCGAGATCGACCGCGGCCCCGAGTGGCGCGCGTTCGACGCCGGCGAGAAGGACGAAAAGTCTCGCGTCGGCGCACCCACGACGAACATGATGCACGATCAGGGGCTGTCGACCAACATCGGCTGGCAGGATAAAGACGCCTACGGCCGGTCGCTCTCGAGTCGCCAGCGCCAGAAGATGCAGCGGCTTCGCACCTGGAACGAGCGCTTCCGTACTCGCGACTCGAAAGAGCGCAACCTCAAGCAGGCGCTGGGCGAGATCGACCGCATGGCTAGCGCCCTCGGCCTTCCCGAGAGCGTTCGCGAGACCGCCAGCGTGATTTACCGTCGCGCCCTCGAGGAAGATCTCCTCCCGGGCCGTTCGATCGAGGGCGTCGCGACGGCGTCGCTGTACGCGTCCGCACGGCAGGCGGGAACCCCTCGATCACTCGACGAGATTTCGGCCGTCAGCCGCGTCGAGAAAGACGAGGTGGCACGCACTTACCGCTACGTCGTTCGGGAACTCGGTCTCGAGGTCAAGCCCGCTGATCCCGAACAGTACGTGCCGCGCTTTGCGAGCGACCTCGACCTCTCGGACGAGACTGAACGGCGCGCCCGAAGTCTCCTCTCGACCGCGAAAGAAAAGGGGATCCACAGCGGCAAGTCGCCGGTCGGCCTCGCGGCCGCCGCCGTCTACGCCGCCGCACTGCTCACCAACGAGAAAGTCACACAGAACGACGTCAGCGAGGTCGCGAACATCTCCGAGGTCACGATCCGCAATCGGTACCACGAGTTACTCGAGGCCGAAGAGGGCGCACCGGCCTGATCGAGACGCGCTGCAGCCGCGTTCCCGACGCCGATTTCGGCCCCGTCAACGGCAGATTGACGCCAGTTATTTCTCCACTAACCGTTTCGAATCGATTATAGTCTCCTCATAGTGAATATCCCGCATCGATACGAGTCGGGTATGAACTGCGACAACTGTTCGTCGGAGGAGGTCGCCTATACGCTGACGACTCACGTTTCGGATAGCCCCGGCGAACGGATCGATCTACACTTCTGTTCGAACGAGTGTCTGCGCGTCTGGACTTGACATCCTCCCCGCCCTGAAGGGGCATGACGAGACGCAAAGCGTCTCGTTGCACCCGAAAACGCGAAGCGTTTTCGAGGACGAGGATTCCCACGGCACCGCGCCGCTGGGTTGGGATATTGTGGTTTACGACGTGACTTGTTCTTGAGGCGCGAATGCGCCAGTTTCCTTGTCAAACAGGAACGTCGATGGCTGTGCCAACCAGCCGTTACTCCTATCTCCCCCATCACAGGCAAGACTCGGAGATACTTTCTGTCGAATGTTCTCGGCACCGTTCACGTCCGCGTTTGCCGTCGTTCCGCACTCATCGCACACGTACAACCCGCGTTCGACGCGGTTTGCCTTCCGCGTACGACCACAGCACGAACACGACTTCGATGTATCGCGTTCGGACACCTGCTCAACCGAGATGCCCTCCATCTCGGCTTTGTAGGTGAGCAAGTCTGTGAAGCGGTCGAACGCCCACGAGTGCAGATCAAGGTTGCCGTGCTTGCCCCAGTTCTGCGACTCTTCGGTTTTATGTTCCTCGCGGACGCCGGAGAGGTCACCAACCACAATCGTTCCAACACACTCCTCAACACATCGCTGGACGACATGTTTCGAGAGCGTGTGGAAGTAGTGTGTGCGACGCTCCGAGTTCTTGTGGTTCAACCGTGTGGCTTGTTCGGAGTTCGACTCATCACACTGAGCGAGTCGCTTGCTGAAGTAGTAGTCGTCCTGCTTCAGACAGTTGAGCGGATACAGCTCGGCGTGGCCGTCCTCATAGGCGAGCGCGGCGAAGTTGCTGATCCCGAGATCAACACCGACGGTCTTCTCGCCGGGAGATTCGGCCACCTCGATCTCGACTTTGCACACGAAGTGTAGTTCCCACTCCTCGCCAATCCAGACGGCCCGCACTTGCTGGACGTTCTCTACGGCAGAGAGGTCAACATCGGGCTGCGTCTGGTACTTACAGAGGATGAAGTCCGACCAGTAGTCCTTGAGGTTTGAGCCTTGGGAGAGTCGAACGCGGTTGTATTTAGTGTCAAGTTTGAAGCCAGCGGCTTTGAACGTCACCGTGCTTCGTGGGTGCTCGTCACCGTGTTTACGGTAGCCGGGCGGGTTCGCTCTCTTATCTCCGTTGCGTCGTTTGCCGTACCAGCCGTTGAACGCCTCAGCGAGTTCTTGAAGGACTCGCTGACTTGACTGAGAATGTAGGTCATCGTAGCGTTCGTGCGACTTCAGGTAAGTGGTGAGTTCGTTGTGGTTTGGAATGTGACCGCCCTCATCCCAGACCCGGCTGCACGTCCACCGTCCGACGTTCCAGAGTTTTGAGGCGGCAAACCCGAGGGCGTCAAGGTCGTCTTGCACCCGTGACTGGTTCCTGATGGAAGCAGTATAAGTTCGGGAGACGACCCGTTTCGCCATACGTAATCTATGTAGACAAACCTACTTGAAGGTATGGATACGAGCGTGGAATATCCTGCCGTGCCATCGAACGGTAGATTGTGTCAGAGGTGTTGGATTCATCCCCGCGCTAAAGCACGGGGCTTTCTCCTTGCACTTCCGTAAGCGAGTCTGCAACCGGGCGCAAGCGACGTCCGTCAGTGGACCACAACTGAAACGAACGAGAGTCGGACGAATCGGCTCACGCAGGTCGTCACTGTCGGATCGGATCTGCTCCGGGATGGACCGAGCGCGACACCACTTCGTGAAACGTCGATTCGACGCTCGAGAGCCACCCCGCTGTTCGTTGCGTCTCCGCCCCAACGGATTTTACACACCGCGTGGCCAGTGTAGGTATGGCTTCGAGCACGTCAGCGCGCCTCGAGACGGCCGCGGAGCTCCCGTCGTCACTCGAGGCGGAATCGACCGTTCGAACCGTCAACGGGATCGAGTTGCACGTCGTTGCGGCCGGCGACGAAGCGGATCCGCTGGTCGTCTTGCTCCACGGCTTTCCGGAGTTCTGGTACGGCTGGCGACACCAGATCGAACCGCTCGTCGACGCCGGTTATCGCGTGCTCGTCCCCGACCA
Above is a window of Natronorubrum tibetense GA33 DNA encoding:
- the gatC gene encoding Asp-tRNA(Asn)/Glu-tRNA(Gln) amidotransferase subunit GatC, producing MSDAVSAEEVRHVAELARVDLEDDEVDQFTRQFADILEYFETLDEVPEVDREADLTNVMRPDEERDSLDREAALENASETEDGYFKGPNVS
- a CDS encoding transcription initiation factor IIB; the encoded protein is MSDTTIQTRSGERRQQESEKSPERSSEREECPECGGRLISDTEHAETVCDDCGLVVEEGEIDRGPEWRAFDAGEKDEKSRVGAPTTNMMHDQGLSTNIGWQDKDAYGRSLSSRQRQKMQRLRTWNERFRTRDSKERNLKQALGEIDRMASALGLPESVRETASVIYRRALEEDLLPGRSIEGVATASLYASARQAGTPRSLDEISAVSRVEKDEVARTYRYVVRELGLEVKPADPEQYVPRFASDLDLSDETERRARSLLSTAKEKGIHSGKSPVGLAAAAVYAAALLTNEKVTQNDVSEVANISEVTIRNRYHELLEAEEGAPA
- the gatA gene encoding Asp-tRNA(Asn)/Glu-tRNA(Gln) amidotransferase subunit GatA, producing MSGDIFITEETIDGDDDGPLAGTTVAIKDNISTEGVRTTCGSKMLGAYVPPYDATVVSRLKEAGATIVGKANMDEFGMGSTTETSHFGSTENPAAPGHVPGGSSGGSAAAVAAGEADVALGSDTGGSIRCPAAFCGVVGIKPTYGLVSRYGLVAYGNSLEQIGPFGETVEDAAALLDVIAGHDERDATTRETPLEDEVSYADAATGDVDGLSIGVPTELLDGADDGVVETFWDAIADLEDRGAEYHEVSLPSVEHAVEAYYVIAMSEASSNLARFDGVRYGHSSDAEGNWNERFAQTRKEGFGDEVKRRILLGTYALSAGYHDKYYKKAQDARAWVKQDFDEALSEADVLASPTMPVPPFELGESLDDPLQMYLADANTVPVNLADLPAISVPAGETDGLPVGLQLVGPAFGEERLIRAASALA
- a CDS encoding RNA-guided endonuclease InsQ/TnpB family protein, which encodes MAKRVVSRTYTASIRNQSRVQDDLDALGFAASKLWNVGRWTCSRVWDEGGHIPNHNELTTYLKSHERYDDLHSQSSQRVLQELAEAFNGWYGKRRNGDKRANPPGYRKHGDEHPRSTVTFKAAGFKLDTKYNRVRLSQGSNLKDYWSDFILCKYQTQPDVDLSAVENVQQVRAVWIGEEWELHFVCKVEIEVAESPGEKTVGVDLGISNFAALAYEDGHAELYPLNCLKQDDYYFSKRLAQCDESNSEQATRLNHKNSERRTHYFHTLSKHVVQRCVEECVGTIVVGDLSGVREEHKTEESQNWGKHGNLDLHSWAFDRFTDLLTYKAEMEGISVEQVSERDTSKSCSCCGRTRKANRVERGLYVCDECGTTANADVNGAENIRQKVSPSLACDGGDRSNGWLAQPSTFLFDKETGAFAPQEQVTS